Proteins from a genomic interval of Candidatus Nanosynbacter sp. HMT-352:
- a CDS encoding glycosyltransferase family 2 protein has protein sequence MKNRIDIIIPYWGEFSLLKQAVDSVLEQTSDAWHLTILDDHYPDETAKNYYSKINDKRITYIRHRKNIGITNNFNYAIKHVSAPFCVIMGCDDKLLPNYVETALKNINEADFYQPGVQVIDAKSNTYLPLVDKIKRLLHPKKTCVLAGEKLATSLCHGNWLYFPSIVWRTSTLKKYSFDPRYKILQDVIIELTMIIDGASLCFDSTETFQYRRFADSLSSKEKSKNGIRFNEEKEVYNDFANKFKSINWNKASFAAKTRITSRAHSLLSKL, from the coding sequence ATGAAAAATAGAATAGATATAATAATTCCATATTGGGGAGAATTTTCTTTATTAAAACAGGCTGTCGATTCGGTATTAGAACAAACTAGTGACGCATGGCATCTAACTATTCTCGACGATCATTACCCAGATGAGACTGCAAAAAACTATTACAGTAAGATTAACGACAAACGCATCACATATATTAGACACCGTAAAAATATAGGTATTACTAACAATTTTAATTATGCAATTAAACATGTAAGTGCTCCTTTTTGTGTAATTATGGGATGTGACGATAAACTATTGCCCAATTACGTCGAAACCGCATTAAAGAATATTAACGAAGCTGATTTTTACCAGCCTGGTGTACAGGTAATAGACGCCAAAAGTAATACATATCTACCTTTAGTCGATAAAATCAAACGATTATTACATCCTAAAAAAACTTGCGTACTAGCAGGAGAAAAACTCGCTACATCACTTTGTCATGGTAATTGGCTCTATTTTCCGTCTATTGTCTGGAGAACTAGCACACTTAAAAAATACTCATTCGATCCAAGATATAAAATTCTTCAAGATGTCATTATCGAACTAACTATGATAATTGACGGAGCTTCTCTATGTTTCGATTCGACAGAAACATTTCAATATCGTAGATTTGCAGACTCATTATCTAGCAAAGAAAAGAGCAAAAACGGAATCCGATTCAACGAAGAAAAAGAAGTATACAACGATTTCGCCAATAAATTTAAGAGTATCAACTGGAATAAAGCTTCATTCGCCGCAAAAACTCGCATTACGTCACGAGCTCACAGCCTACTGTCAAAGCTTTGA
- a CDS encoding SDR family oxidoreductase has protein sequence MSKKYIILGAGGQLGKALCAIFPDAKALTHKELDISDEAQVNAFDWSKYDVILNAAALVNSDGSETSELRAKTWLANAYGPRNLAKIAIEKNKTIVHYSSDYVWDGRKKNHKDDEIVAPLLVYGQSKAAGDLVVSLVPKHYIMRVSWVVGDGHNIPKTMKKLADMRINPKVVDDQFGRLTFASEIARATKYFLDNKVAYGSYNVTNDGPVKSWYEIAADVFEYAGYDRNRVHPVSTEEYAADKPGFAPRPLNSDMDLVKLRQTGFMPVDYTDMLKEYVRHLPLDE, from the coding sequence ATGAGTAAAAAATATATAATTTTAGGAGCGGGCGGACAATTAGGTAAGGCTTTATGTGCAATTTTCCCAGATGCTAAGGCTCTAACTCATAAAGAGTTGGACATATCTGATGAAGCACAGGTAAATGCGTTTGATTGGTCTAAATATGATGTTATTTTAAATGCGGCAGCATTGGTTAATTCTGATGGTTCAGAGACTTCGGAATTAAGAGCTAAAACTTGGCTAGCTAATGCTTATGGTCCACGGAATTTAGCCAAAATTGCGATTGAGAAGAATAAAACTATCGTTCATTATTCTTCTGACTATGTTTGGGATGGGAGAAAAAAGAATCACAAAGATGATGAAATTGTTGCGCCGCTATTGGTTTACGGACAAAGCAAAGCTGCCGGCGATTTAGTAGTCAGTTTAGTGCCAAAGCATTATATTATGCGAGTATCTTGGGTAGTCGGTGATGGTCATAATATACCAAAAACCATGAAAAAACTGGCAGACATGCGTATTAATCCAAAGGTTGTTGATGATCAATTTGGACGGTTAACTTTCGCCTCAGAAATTGCTAGGGCTACTAAATATTTCTTAGACAATAAAGTGGCGTACGGATCATATAATGTGACTAATGATGGTCCAGTAAAATCATGGTACGAGATTGCTGCTGATGTATTCGAATATGCTGGATATGATCGTAATCGTGTGCATCCGGTTTCCACGGAAGAATATGCGGCAGATAAGCCAGGTTTTGCTCCACGCCCACTTAATAGTGATATGGATTTAGTGAAATTACGTCAAACAGGATTTATGCCGGTTGACTACACCGACATGTTAAAAGAATATGTTAGACATCTCCCACTAGATGAATAA
- a CDS encoding glycosyltransferase family 8 protein: protein MNKDILNVLYQSDDNYAAVSAISIASLLENNKHLKQINIFYLGHKLKKSSINKFNEMVGSYKNATITFVDVSGYPDELKEIGVKAWKGLYITWYKMLAFAKLDIKTDRILYINPHTVISGALDGLLELDFEDNILALSYDATMVNAHKNAIGLKSTDGYFNCGIMLVNHKKWIKDKIDSKMREHLRHNHYEVADQDLCNVFFKDKIKLVGVEYNFSTVFYGYDIKKYIKANGFMSESFYSYNEIMEAYYAPKIVHSQFGITGRPWQVGNDNPVGLLWHKYLEMTPWKNAKMPEAKKDMNWRLYKLLSQAIVVKLYAWAVKRKFAK from the coding sequence ATGAATAAAGATATTTTAAATGTTTTATATCAGAGTGATGATAATTATGCGGCAGTAAGTGCAATTTCTATCGCATCTTTACTGGAAAATAATAAACACTTAAAACAGATTAATATTTTTTATCTTGGGCACAAGCTTAAAAAAAGTAGTATTAATAAATTTAACGAAATGGTTGGTAGTTATAAAAACGCTACAATTACCTTTGTCGACGTTTCTGGCTATCCTGATGAACTAAAGGAAATAGGCGTTAAGGCTTGGAAGGGGTTATATATAACTTGGTATAAAATGCTGGCATTCGCTAAGCTTGATATCAAGACCGATCGAATCTTATATATAAATCCGCATACGGTAATTAGTGGCGCTCTTGACGGTCTTTTGGAACTTGACTTTGAGGATAATATTTTGGCGTTATCGTATGACGCAACTATGGTTAATGCTCATAAGAATGCAATCGGCTTAAAATCTACTGACGGATATTTTAACTGCGGAATTATGCTTGTTAATCATAAAAAATGGATAAAAGACAAAATTGATTCTAAGATGCGCGAACATTTACGACATAATCATTATGAGGTGGCTGACCAAGATCTATGTAATGTCTTTTTTAAGGATAAAATTAAACTAGTTGGCGTTGAATATAATTTTTCTACTGTATTTTATGGTTATGATATCAAAAAATACATTAAAGCTAATGGTTTTATGTCAGAAAGCTTCTATAGTTATAATGAGATTATGGAAGCTTATTATGCTCCAAAGATTGTTCATTCTCAATTTGGTATAACAGGTCGACCATGGCAGGTAGGAAATGATAATCCAGTCGGCTTATTATGGCACAAGTATTTGGAGATGACTCCATGGAAGAACGCTAAAATGCCAGAAGCGAAAAAAGATATGAACTGGCGACTCTATAAATTACTATCACAAGCAATAGTTGTAAAATTATATGCTTGGGCAGTCAAACGTAAGTTTGCTAAATAA
- a CDS encoding lipopolysaccharide biosynthesis protein has protein sequence MQAQKKDYIWNSIGSFLQSAISPILLIVITRLNGVGDSGLFSFAMSLSVVFWAISLWGGRTYQVSDVKKEFSSGDYIVVRFISSLIVAVFSISFCILSGYDLIKTELIMVLVSFKILESIADSMYGVLQIHNKLYIVGISLTMKSVFGFMLFTLVDILTKNIIYGALSIFIVNIAVVIFYDIPWMKHVESVGLTKKNIIQAGKIMKKTAEVFVVVFLTMFSLNIPRYFLDKYHYDQIGYFGIMAMPITLLTLFISFVLQPNVVNLSELLKKKKINEFTKIVSKIDFITFTLGILFVVSSYLIGVWALNTVFGIDINNFRIDLTIMVIGAVANAFVSIYVNLLIILRRFKGQFYTLLVTNILAVILSVYLIDRLAMLGSVLVFMIISFLQAIILLFIYKRSLKNVIMLSEDKVRYE, from the coding sequence ATGCAGGCTCAAAAGAAGGATTATATATGGAACTCGATAGGGTCATTTTTACAGAGTGCAATTTCTCCAATTCTTCTGATTGTTATTACGCGTCTTAACGGAGTTGGTGATTCCGGGTTATTTTCTTTTGCAATGTCTCTTTCGGTGGTATTTTGGGCTATATCTTTATGGGGTGGTCGAACATATCAAGTATCCGATGTTAAAAAAGAGTTTTCTAGTGGTGATTATATTGTAGTGCGCTTTATATCATCATTAATTGTGGCGGTTTTTTCCATAAGTTTTTGCATATTAAGTGGATACGATCTTATAAAAACAGAATTAATAATGGTCTTGGTATCATTTAAGATTCTGGAGTCAATTGCTGACTCGATGTATGGGGTATTACAGATTCATAATAAATTGTATATAGTGGGAATTTCTCTAACCATGAAATCTGTTTTCGGCTTCATGCTCTTTACTCTGGTTGATATTTTGACCAAAAACATTATTTATGGCGCTTTATCTATATTTATAGTAAATATAGCAGTGGTTATTTTTTACGATATTCCATGGATGAAACATGTAGAAAGTGTTGGCTTAACTAAGAAAAATATTATACAAGCTGGAAAAATTATGAAAAAAACCGCAGAGGTGTTCGTTGTAGTTTTTTTAACGATGTTTTCTTTGAATATACCTCGTTATTTTTTGGATAAATATCATTATGACCAAATTGGGTATTTTGGAATAATGGCGATGCCGATCACTTTATTAACTCTATTTATATCATTCGTTCTTCAGCCTAATGTTGTAAATTTATCTGAATTATTGAAAAAGAAAAAAATAAATGAGTTTACTAAGATTGTTAGTAAGATAGATTTTATAACGTTTACATTGGGAATTTTATTTGTTGTTTCGAGTTATTTAATCGGAGTTTGGGCTCTTAATACTGTTTTTGGTATTGATATAAATAACTTTCGTATAGATTTAACTATTATGGTTATTGGCGCCGTAGCGAACGCTTTTGTGTCAATTTATGTTAATTTATTGATAATTCTACGTCGATTTAAGGGTCAATTTTATACTCTACTAGTTACGAATATTTTGGCTGTGATACTGTCTGTCTATTTAATTGATAGACTGGCTATGTTGGGTAGCGTGCTAGTTTTTATGATAATTAGTTTTTTACAAGCAATCATTCTTTTGTTTATATACAAGAGGTCTCTAAAAAATGTTATAATGCTTAGTGAGGATAAGGTGAGGTATGAGTAA